The proteins below come from a single Metarhizium brunneum chromosome 1, complete sequence genomic window:
- the RPB5 gene encoding DNA-directed RNA polymerases I, II, and III subunit RPABC1, which translates to MEDLPNDAKSKEVVRLWRAWRTVHEMVADREYELAEEEVNISLDRFRDEYCNPDGSVNRSKLQFSARPSDAMLKKNTPPATESNPDPVPDCGPVWVEFLTDKQFGVGQIRQFAKYTISNNYKTGIMVTHVPLSPAARKSLASVENLAKIECFLEDDLLVNITHHELVPRHVLLSRDEKSALLKRYRLKETQLPRILQKDPVARYLGLKRGQVVKIIRVSETAGRYASYRLCV; encoded by the exons ATGGAGGATCTGCCCAACGATGCCAAGTCCAAAGAGGTCGTGAGACTCTGGAGGGCCTGGAGGACGGTGCACGAGATGGTCGCCGATCGG GAGTATGAAttggcagaagaagaagtcaaCATTTCGCTGGATCGCTTTCGCGACGAGTACTGCAATCCAGATGGTTCAGTAAA CCGCTCCAAGCTCCAGTTCTCCGCGCGTCCCAGcgacgccatgctcaagAAAAACACCCCCCCCGCAACCGAGTCCAACCCCGATCCCGTCCCCGACTGCGGCCCTGTATGGGTCGAGTTCTTGACCGACAAGCAATTCGGCGTCGGTCAGATCCGCCAGTTCGCCAAATACACCATCTCAAACAACTACAAGACCGGCATCATGGTCACCCACGTCCCGCTGTCCCCAGCCGCGCGCAAGTCCCTCGCTAGTGTCGAGAACCTCGCCAAGATTGAGTGTTTCCTCGAAGACGATCTCCTGGTCAACATTACGCACCACGAGCTGGTGCCCCGACACGTGTTGCTCTCAAGAGACGAGAAGTCGGCCTTGCTAAAGAGATACCGTTTGAAGGAAACGCAGCTGCCTAGAATTTTGCAAAAGGACCCCGTGGCAAGATATTTGGGGTTGAAAAGAGGGCAGGTCGTCAAGATTATCCGAGTCAGTGAGACGGCTGGTCGGTATGCGAGTTACAGATTGTGCGTCTGA
- the obg gene encoding GTPase Obg, with amino-acid sequence MHRASSFTSLSQSSAESNSLQHSIATGLMPFLRSVTIRQCTTRGTGIVLAGRPSWQTRCTSSSSPQPTLNNLPASRLNPSPDDYASPNFADKAELTIYAGRGGNGCVSFLREAFLPDGPPNGGDGGAGGNIYIQAAHGETSLHKLARRRFIRAGRGKHGQGSAKGGSRGEDVIITVPVGTIVRELEREDPAGEEAMNIKAYRALQKQRKKEELLLQEEKKRRESVEEAHEDEILDRKGRPKQAPEDEDEDLELDDPTRQKWLLYPGMSKSEMKSTSFPRLPRRHPLLQQPTAPIYLDLSRPTPRPILLAAGGIGGLGNPHFTSREHPKPIFATKGEDAVSMKLTLELKLLADVGLVGLPNAGKSTLLRALTNSRTRVGSWAFTTLQPNIGTVVLDKYSGQPTARSHRKPSIEVDESSGAALEPRTRFTVADIPGLIEGAHLDRGLGIAFLRHVERAGVLAFVIDLAAGNAVTALNALWREVGLYAQMRDEEDRDREAESRVDWDFASDSSRGPINLMNAEYASPSAFEEGSAQSGLHIAGKPWFVVATKADLPNTQENFKELNVYLDKITNGEVAHPSGVEGAWTKNCAAIPVSAIHAQGVDRIVHWTLGLLDE; translated from the coding sequence ATGCACCGAGCTTCAAGCTTCACCTCCCTCTCACAATCCTCCGCGGAATCCAATTCCCTGCAACACTCCATTGCGACTGGCCTCATGCCGTTCTTGCGATCGGTGACCATACGCCAATGCACCACCAGAGGCACTGGGATAGTGCTTGCCGGCCGTCCAAGCTGGCAAACGCGATGCACATCTAGCTCATCACCCCAACCCACGCTCAACAATCTCCCCGCGTCACGATTAAACCCTAGCCCCGACGATTACGCCTCTCCCAATTTTGCAGACAAGGCCGAACTGACAATTTACGCTGGAAGAGGCGGCAATGGCTGCGTCTCTTTCCTGCGCGAAGCTTTCTTGCCCGATGGCCCTCCcaacggcggcgatggcggagCAGGAGGAAATATATACATACAGGCGGCCCATGGCGAAACATCACTGCATAAGCTAGCCAGGAGACGTTTCATTCGTGCAGGACGCGGCAAACATGGCCAGGGGAGTGCAAAGGGCGGTTCACGCGGCGAAGATGTCATCATCACTGTACCGGTGGGAACGATAGTGCGGGAGCTTGAAAGGGAAGATCCAGCCGGCGAAGAAGCTATGAACATCAAAGCGTACAGGGCATTACAGAAGCAACGGAAAAAGGAGGAACTGCTTCTTcaagaggaaaaaaagagacgcGAGAGCGTGGAAGAGGCACACGAGGACGAGATTCTCGACAGAAAAGGTCGTCCAAAACAAGCAccagaagacgaagacgaagacctAGAGCTCGATGACCCAACCCGCCAAAAATGGCTCCTGTACCCTGGAATGTCCAAGTCCGAAATGAAAAGCACTTCGTTTCCACGTCTGCCGCGCCGTCATCCTCTCCTCCAACAACCAACTGCCCCAATCTATCTCGACCTATCCCGCCCTACACCTCGGCCCATCCTCCTTGCCGCAGGTGGAATCGGTGGCCTGGGAAACCCACACTTTACATCGCGCGAGCACCCCAAGCCAATCTTTGCTACAAAAGGCGAAGACGCGGTTTCTATGAAACTCACACTGGAGCTGAAGCTACTTGCGGACGTAGGACTTGTTGGTCTTCCGAACGCGGGTAAAAGCACGTTGCTGCGAGCGTTGACAAACAGCCGTACAAGAGTGGGCAGCTGGGCATTCACGACGTTGCAGCCAAACATAGGGACCGTGGTGCTGGATAAATATTCAGGGCAACCCACCGCACGAAGTCATCGGAAACCGAGCATCGAAGTAGACGAGTCTTCCGGCGCAGCCCTCGAGCCTAGGACGAGGTTCACCGTCGCGGATATCCCTGGTCTTATCGAAGGCGCTCATCTTGATCGCGGTCTAGGGATAGCCTTTTTGCGGCACGTCGAACGAGCAGGCGTACTCGCCTTCGTGATCGATCTTGCTGCGGGGAATGCTGTCACTGCTCTCAACGCACTATGGCGCGAGGTCGGTCTTTATGCTCAGATGCGAGATGAGGAAGACCGTGACCGCGAGGCCGAGTCCCGCGTGGACTGGGATTTTGCATCAGACTCTTCCCGGGGGCCGATTAACCTTATGAACGCAGAGTACGCTAGTCCCTCGGCCTTTGAAGAAGGTTCGGCACAATCGGGGCTTCACATTGCTGGGAAGCCGTGGTTTGTGGTCGCCACAAAGGCGGATCTTCCCAATACACAGGAGAACTTCAAGGAGCTGAATGTATACCTGGATAAGATAACAAACGGGGAAGTTGCGCACCCTAGTGGTGTGGAGGGCGCTTGGACGAAAAATTGCGCTGCTATTCCCGTGAGTGCAATTCACGCGCAGGGTGTGGATAGGATAGTCCACTGGACTTTAGGGTTGCTGGATGAGTAG
- the Tbcd gene encoding Tubulin-specific chaperone D, producing MDAPDSDFDIKLQKISGDLIADLDRALTTSIRKPDGHGGTQVRSFVRAREIFKSTTMFKVLDMYQELPQLLDPHLPKWIPLLAESYLEYSQMRRRIKKAADQSGLLVPVDYAICRILYSFCKVRGEKVIIRFLNAETRYLEVLLSAIEEAEEKSPTTGESQTHGWEWEQRYVVLLWLSHLLLAPFDLSTISTLDMEESAVAPIPGFEWPENLPGITIRVIPLAIKYLSSPGKEKDAAKALLVRVAMRRDMQQLGVLDALVRWALASLRPRGENPAQSTYFYLGVLSFLAGVLQSSAETSDMDKYLPSVFQCVHDIPLGNNEVSKSIIKLALVRKMILKVIRSVIASLLRQNRQSMANTEMTETAIGYLLDSVSDNDTPVRLSASKALSIITLKLDPGMASQVIEAVLDSLNRNILWTKPVGGQAGKPTRNLSAVNPLEWHGLMLTLSHLLYRRSPPAKQLSDIIHALLLGLSFEQRSTSGGSVGANVRDAACFGIWALARRYTTQELLNVPTTSVFAAKAHPDSSSILQVLGTELVVTASLDSAGNIRRGASAALQELIGRHPDTVEKGIEVVQTVDYHAVARRSRAVEEVAIKVTKLSSQYGEALIDAVLGWRGVGDIDAQSRRVAGAAFGALTSELAQLDATPSSSRFLLAIHLVIARIQALVKRQVEERHALLLCYASVLDMVSQTPTAGQGDAQIDSALVQTILSSVHDIIEDTRVTEYRKPELVAEGASRLVVSALPIIQAAVLGNQPGPAWMSGHALPSSSRSREYIASTSKLLKNAPCHEQVGKLLSALKSVTPTWLARNEPEAVEPASEAALVLLLFSTSQDQEKIIQEWAITVATKPTTRTVTTGQGYFHALAMAQPLAEQLRPSDPDVACQALLDRWAKDDDIDMRVTLLQSLVRSRLLRAQANVFLSLLVDGLNDYTTNARGDVGSHTRVQALRAVWKLWGDEASPDAKSDVMNTSARELFPCILRLAAEKLDRVRPEAQAVVALMMKESDSESFRSLTFSSKAYFESLLKLMLSDAPSPVLEPCQVDRSAWMAELMSGLVTSADAGNDDLVIASRAALTDFCETSQRHLDMVCDALALNLRAHYADDRIAVPTLEIIAFLFRVGVFHRSSGVNLRHLCFYTQKAGYKSGNVRKLWACVKVYSGVASVPTGNQGDGQEAAQAGVKEARKRLGALMHHPWPRVRSVVVDEIWGLSGFAEDDGARLTSVDWSAAGKTQIDATVKALGLG from the exons ATGGACGCGCCGGATTCGGATTTCGATATAAAGCTGCAGAAGATATCTGGTGACCTGATCGCCGACCTTGACCGGGCTCTGACTACATCAATCCGCAAACCTGATGGCCACGGCGGAACTCAGGTGCGGTCCTTTGTCAGGGCAAGGGAGATATTCAAGTCAACAACCATG TTCAAGGTTCTCGACATGTACCAGGAGCTTCCACAACTCCTAGATCCTCACTTACCGAAATGGATCCCTcttttggcagagtcgtaTCTAGAATACTCCCAAATGCGGCGCAGAATCAAGAAGGCTGCTGATCAGTCTGGTCTTCTTGTGCCCGTTGACTACGCAATCTGCAGGATCCTTTATAGTTTCTGCAAAGTTCGCGGGGAAAAGGTCATAATTCGTTTTTTAAATGCGGAAACTAGGTATCTGGAGGTTCTTCTTTCGGCCATCGAAGAAGCAGAGGAGAAGTCACCCACCACTGGCGAATCGCAGACCCATGGATGGGAGTGGGAGCAACGGTACGTTGTGCTTCTTTGGCTCTCGCACCTTTTGTTGGCCCCGTTTGACCTGTCGACCATTTCGACACTGGATATGGAAGAGTCTGCCGTTGCCCCTATTCCGGGCTTTGAATGGCCCGAGAACTTGCCTGGAATTACAATCAGAGTGATTCCCCTAGCTATCAAGTACCTCTCTTCTCCTGGCAAGGAGAAGGACGCAGCAAAGGCACTGTTGGTAAGGGTAGCTATGCGGCGAGACATGCAACAGCTTGGTGTATTGGATGCCCTGGTTCGCTGGGCATTGGCTTCGCTTCGACCACGGGGGGAAAATCCTGCCCAGTCAACCTATTTCTACCTGGGCGTATTGTCATTCTTGGCAGGAGTGTTGCAATCATCAGCAGAGACCTCGGATATGGACAAGTATCTGCCTTCCGTATTCCAGTGCGTCCACGACATCCCACTCGGCAACAATGAGGTATCGAAATCCATCATCAAACTGGCGTTGGTGAGGAAAATGATTTTAAAAGTCATCCGATCGGTTATTGCATCTTTACTGCGACAGAACCGGCAGAGCATGGCTAATACGGAGATGACGGAAACAGCCATTGGCTATCTGCTGGATAGTGTTTCTGACAACGATACCCCGGTCCGGTTGTCAGCCAGCAAGGCATTGAGCATCATTACCCTCAAATTAGATCCCGGAATGGCTTCACAGGTGATTGAAGCCGTGCTAGACTCGCTTAATAGGAACATTCTCTGGACAAAACCAGTTGGCGGCCAAGCGGGAAAACCTACCAGGAATTTGTCGGCTGTCAATCCGCTGGAATGGCACGGCTTGATGCTCACGCTTTCTCACTTGCTTTATCGCCGATCTCCTCCAGCGAAGCAACTCTCGGACATTATTCATGCGCTTCTTCTAGGCTTGTCGTTTGAACAACGAAGCACGTCCGGCGGCAGCGTGGGCGCCAATGTTCGCGATGCCGCCTGCTTCGGCATATGGGCACTCGCTCGTCGATACACTACGCAGGAGTTGTTGAATGTCCCCACAACATCGGTCTTTGCGGCAAAGGCACATCCGGATTCCAGCTCCATCTTGCAGGTTTTGGGTACGGAGCTGGTTGTGACTGCTTCGCTGGACTCTGCAGGAAACATCAGACGTGGTGCCTCTGCGGCCTTGCAAGAGCTCATCGGACGCCATCCGGACACGGTTGAGAAGGGAATTGAAGTTGTGCAGACTGTTGATTACCATGCTGTTGCGAGAAGATCGAGGGCCGTCGAAGAGGTAGCTATCAAGGTGACAAAGCTATCAAGTCAGTATGGCGAAGCGCTCATCGACGCCGTTCTAGGATGGCGAGGCGTCGGGGACATTGACGCTCAATCTCGACGAGTTGCTGGAGCTGCCTTTGGCGCCTTGACCTCTGAGCTTGCCCAACTAGATGCTACGCCATCGTCGTCTCGGTTCCTCCTAGCGATACACCTGGTCATTGCGCGTATACAGGCCCTTGTAAAGCGTCAGGTTGAAGAGCGCCACGCCTTGTTATTGTGCTATGCCTCTGTTCTGGACATGGTTTCACAAACGCCCACAGCGGGGCAAGGAGATGCTCAGATTGATTCAGCGCTGGTTCAAACTATTCTCAGCTCTGTACATGACATTATTGAAGACACCCGGGTCACAGAGTATAGAAAGCCGGAGTTGGTTGCCGAAGGAGCCAGCCGCCTAGTCGTATCTGCTCTCCCCATAATCCAAGCTGCCGTTCTCGGGAACCAGCCAGGCCCGGCATGGATGTCAGGGCACGCccttccatcttcatcccgTTCACGAGAATACATAGCTTCGACGTCGAAATTACTGAAGAATGCCCCATGCCACGAGCAAGTTGGAAAATTACTCTCCGCTCTGAAGTCAGTTACGCCGACGTGGCTGGCCAGAAACgagcccgaggccgtcgaACCAGCCTCCGAAGCGGCACTGGTACTTCTGCTCTTCTCGAccagccaagaccaagagaAGATAATTCAGGAATGGGCTATAACCGTCGCAACCAAACCTACTACAAGGACCGTGACCACCGGCCAAGGTTACTTCCATGCATTAGCCATGGCCCAACCCCTCGCCGAGCAGCTTCGTCCTTCCGATCCGGACGTGGCCTGCCAGGCACTTCTAGACCGATGGGCaaaagacgacgacatcgaCATGAGAGTGACTCTCTTGCAAAGTCTAGTCCGTAGCCGTCTTTTGCGAGCACAGGCAAACGTGTTTCTAAGCCTGCTCGTTGACGGACTCAACGACTACACAACAAATGCTCGCGGTGACGTGGGCTCACACACCAGGGTACAAGCTCTCAGGGCGGTCTGGAAGCTATGGGGCGACGAAGCAAGCCCAGATGCCAAGTCGGACGTCATGAACACATCTGCCAGGGAGCTGTTCCCGTGTATTCTGCGCCTGGCAGCAGAGAAACTTGACCGTGTTCGCCCGGAAGCGCAAGCCGTAGTAGCCctgatgatgaaggagag CGACTCCGAGTCCTTTCGGTCCCTCACATTTTCCTCAAAGGCCTACTTTGAGAGTCTACTCAAGCTGATGCTGTCAGATGCCCCATCACCAGTCCTTGAGCCTTGCCAAGTAGACAGGTCAGCGTGGATGGCAGAACTCATGTCCGGGCTGGTCACGTCCGCCGACGCAGGAAATGACGACCTGGTCATTGCTAGCCGCGCAGCTCTCACGGATTTCTGCGAGACGTCGCAACGGCACCTGGACATGGTCTGCGACGCTCTCGCTCTGAACCTGCGTGCTCACTACGCGGATGATCGCATCGCTGTGCCTACGCTGGAAATCATCGCGTTTCTGTTTCGCGTCGGTGTATTCCACCGCAGCAGCGGGGTCAATCTTCGCCACTTGTGCTTTTATACGCAGAAGGCGGGCTACAAGTCGGGAAATGTCCGCAAACTCTGGGCTTGTGTTAAGGTCTACAGCGGCGTGGCAAGCGTGCCTACGGGGAACCAAGGTGACGGACAAGAGGCGGCGCAGGCCGGGGTGAAGGAAGCCAGGAAGAGATTGGGTGCTTTGATGCACCACCCGTGGCCGCGGGTCAGGAGTGTCGTTGTAGATGAGATTTGGGGCTTGTCTGGCTttgctgaagatgatggcgccAGGTTGACCAGCGTCGATTGGTCTGCGGCTGGAAAGACGCAGATTGATGCTACAGTAAAGGCGTTGGGGCTGGGGTGA
- the trm4b gene encoding Multisite-specific tRNA:(cytosine-C(5))-methyltransferase trm4b, translating into MGKKSFRGKGRRGGGGGRGGAQANGGWRDYAPFDKNNDKLEEYYNALLQLPEEEKQQYWEALRRELPNSFRFTGSKGHALAVKRLLQTRYIPEITKIEHHDGRPVEPPKPVPWYPDELAWWMTTPKNVVRKFPPFSAFQKFLVSETTVGNISRQEVVSMIPPCLMDLRPGMVVLDMCAAPGSKSAQLLEMIHRGEEARVRKVLRKFAKEDGLDLGNETQDEIDADLEADPSDNGRATGLLIANDSDYKRGHMLVHQLKRLSSPNLIVTNHDATQFPSLKLPSTDPAAKPTYLKFDRILADVPCSGDGTLRKNANLWKDWQPGNALGLHTTQIRILVRALQLLKVGGRVVYSTCSMNPVENESVIASAIERCGGPGNVEILDCSEQLPALVRRPGMRKWKIMDKSCRMWDTWEQVETFAREENDGVVPGRVSQTMFPKLEGTECYDLPLERCMRVYPHLQDTGGFFITVLEKKTDFKARNENEPKTAATNGKSEASDEKKEVKPAETAAQAPAATKTTESKPEGDAVMDDAGTKGTKRTHEEDDSEQTAKKAKTDSSATTPAPLVQPAEPVTKPKKAGPPEEPFKYLDPSHPVIQNIKQFYNLSTRFPDNRYMVRNELGEPAKAIYYTTALIRDILTENEGRGVRFVHGGVRMYMKQDAPSAEVCRWRIQSEGMPIVQGYVGEPRVIHLHKKETLRKLLIEMFPRIADEEWKNFDEIGERVRDVSMGCCVLRIEPEAGDLDFTERMALPLWKSIHSLNLMLPKEDRAAMLLRIFNDTTPLINNTLNKHKDQKNQKDQKDQKDESKHTESETKQEQALDSADLEDMPSPE; encoded by the exons ATGGGCAAGAAAAGCTTCAGA GGAAAAGGTCGACGCGGTGGCGGAGGTGGCCGCGGCGGTGCGCAAGCCAATGGCGGCTGGCGCGACTATGCACCTTTCGACAAGAACAACGACAAGCTGGAGGAATACTATAATGCTTTGCTCCAGCtgcccgaggaggagaagcagcagTATTGGGAGGCTTTGAGGCGTGAGTTGCCCAACAGCTTTCGTTTTACTGGCTCTAAAGG GCATGCCTTGGCCGTCAAAAGACTTCTTCAGACACGATATATCCCCGAGATTACAAAAATCGAGCACCACGATGGTAGACCCGTTGAACCCCCGAAGCCTGTGCCGTGGTATCCTGATGAGCTTGCCTGGTGGATGACTACGCCCAAGAATGTTGTGCGCAAGTTCCCACCATTCTCCGCTTTCCAGAAATTCTTGGTTTCAGAGACCACCGTGGGAAACATTAGTAGACAGGAGGTTGTGAGCATGATTCCTCCTTGCCTGATGGATCTCCGGCCTGGCATGGTTGTTTTGGACATGTGCGCCGCTCCAGGAAGCAAGTCTGCTCAGCTTCTCGAGATGATTCACCGGGGCGAGGAGGCCCGTGTCCGCAAAGTTCTGCGCAAGTTTGCCAAAGAAGACGGCTTGGACCTTGGAAACGAGACTCAGGATGAGATTGACGCCGACCTAGAAGCTGACCCTTCTGACAACGGCCGCGCCACCGGCctcctcatcgccaacgATTCCGACTATAAGCGCGGGCATATGCTTGTTCACCAGCTGAAGCGTCTGTCGTCCCCTAACCTCATCGTCACAAATCACGATGCCACTCAGTTCCCTTCCCTCAAACTGCCATCAACCGACCCCGCGGCTAAACCGACCTACCTCAAATTCGATCGTATTCTGGCCGATGTTCCTTGCTCCGGTGACGGTACCCTGCGAAAGAATGCGAACCTGTGGAAGGACTGGCAGCCAGGTAACGCTCTTGGCCTGCATACCACCCAGATCCGAATCCTCGTCCGAGCCTTGCAACTTCTCAAGGTCGGCGGCAGAGTTGTCTACTCGACCTGTAGCATGAACCCCGTGGAGAACGAGTCCGTCATTGCGTCAGCGATCGAGCGATGCGGAGGCCCTGGTAATGTTGAGATTCTTGACTGCAGTGAGCAGCTTCCCGCTCTCGTGAGAAGACCAGGTATGAGGAAATGGAAGATTATGGACAAGTCCTGTCGCATGTGGGATACATGGGAGCAGGTTGAGACATTCGCCCGGGAGGAGAACGACGGCGTGGTGCCTGGTCGTGTTTCTCAAACCATGTTCCCCAAGTTAGAAGGAACTGAGTGCTATGACCTGCCCTTGGAGCGATGCATGAGAGTCTATCCCCACCTTCAGGACACCGGTGGCTTCTTCATTACTGTTCTAGAGAAAAAGACCGACTTCAAGGCGCGTAATGAGAACGAgcccaagacggcggccacCAATGGCAAGTCGGAAGCCTCTGATGAAAAGAAGGAGGTAAAGCCAGCTGAGACGGCCGCTCAGGCTCCTGCTGCCACCAAGACCACCGAATCCAAGCCGGAGGGCGACGCGGTCATGGATGATGCTGGCACAAAAGGCACCAAGAGAACGCACGAAGAGGACGACAGCGAACAGACAGCTAAGAAGGCAAAGACCGACTCATCTGCTACTACGCCTGCACCGCTGGTCCAACCCGCCGAGCCCGTCACCAAACCCAAGAAAGCTGGTCCTCCCGAAGAACCCTTCAAATACCTCGACCCATCCCACCCTGTCATCCAGAACATCAAGCAATTCTACAATCTCTCTACTCGCTTCCCCGACAACCGCTACATGGTCCGCAACGAACTCGGTGAGcccgccaaggccatctaCTATACCACGGCCCTCATCCGCGATATCCTCACCGAAAACGAGGGCCGTGGCGTGCGTTTCGTCCACGGCGGTGTACGCATGTACATGAAGCAAGATGCCCCTTCAGCCGAGGTGTGCCGCTGGCGCATCCAGTCCGAAGGTATGCCAATCGTCCAAGGATATGTTGGTGAACCACGGGTCATTCACCTACACAAGAAGGAGACCCTTCGTAAGCTCCTCATCGAAATGTTCCCCCGCATTGCGGACGAAGAGTGGAAGAATTTTGATGAGATAGGTGAGAGAGTTCGCGATGTCAGCATGGGTTGCTGTGTGCTTCGCATCGAGCCCGAGGCAGGCGATCTAGATTTCACCGAACGGATGGCCTTGCCGCTATGGAAGAGTATTCACTCATTAAATCTCATGCTTCCCAAGGAAGATAGAGCTGCTATGCTCCTGAGGATCTTTAACGATACTACGCCCCTGATTAACAACACCTTGAACAAACACAAGGACCAGAAGAACCAGAAGGACCAGAAGGACCAGAAGGACGAGAGTAAGCACACGGAGAGCGAGACCAAGCAAGAGCAGGCCCTGGACAGTGCTGATTTGGAGGATATGCCCTCCCCTGAATAA
- the DFG5_0 gene encoding Mannan endo-1,6-alpha-mannosidase DFG5 encodes MIPNYAYRVSLLAMMAHAVGAEEAANAQKYTNYAVSGIKSLNDHWYNVKTGIWDDAWWNSGNALTTLADFAALRLAEANKLNVGGYMRNTFVQAQKVNVKTAKFVNKAGMVSSVYCLDGSSGCMAKREFLGKRGFDDFINDFYDDEGWWALGWIRAYDVSGDDDYLGAAIDLFNDMQTGLGGPCDGGIYWSKDRQYVNAIANELYLSVAASLARRVPQNGTYKAIAVQQWDWFERSGMINAQNLINDGLDASCKNNGLQTWTYNQGVVLGGLAELFRATGDLKYAEKAVSIAQAAMKALSVDGILTETGGCDAAGDCGRDGAQFKGVFIRNLRYLNDVAPHQEFKDFIIQNAKSIWAKDRTSDNQFGVAWAGPYYPAFGATQSSALDALVAAVAVS; translated from the coding sequence ATGATTCCCAACTACGCCTACCGGGTGTCCCTACTCGCGATGATGGCACATGCTGTTGGGGCCGAAGAAGCAGCCAATGCGCAGAAGTACACGAATTATGCCGTCTCGGGGATAAAGTCATTGAATGATCATTGGTACAATGTGAAGACAGGTATCTGGGATGATGCTTGGTGGAATAGCGGAAACGCGCTCACTACCTTGGCCGACTTTGCGGCATTACgactggccgaggccaatAAGCTCAATGTTGGTGGCTATATGCGCAATACATTTGTCCAGGCCCAAAAGGTCAACGTGAAGACGGCGAAATTTGTTAACAAAGCTGGCATGGTCTCGTCCGTTTACTGCCTGGACGGGAGTAGCGGCTGCATGGCTAAGCGAGAGTTTTTGGGCAAGCGTGGCTTTGACGATTTTATCAACGACTTTTACGATGATGAGGGATGGTGGGCTCTGGGTTGGATACGAGCTTACGATGTTTCTGGCGATGACGATTATCTCGGCGCCGCCATTGATTTATTCAACGATATGCAGACGGGATTAGGCGGCCCTTGCGACGGCGGTATTTATTGGAGCAAGGACCGACAGTACGTcaatgccattgccaacgagCTCTATCTGTCGGTAGCTGCATCTCTGGCTCGACGAGTTCCCCAAAACGGcacttataaagctattgCCGTGCAGCAGTGGGACTGGTTTGAAAGGAGCGGCATGATCAATGCGCAAAATCTCATCAACGACGGTCTCGATGCGTCGTGTAAGAACAATGGATTACAGACTTGGACTTACAATCAGGGTGTTGTCCTGGGTGGTCTCGCCGAGCTCTTTCGGGCTACCGGCGATCTCAAATACGCCGAAAAAGCCGTTTCTATTGCCCAGGCAGCCATGAAGGCGTTGTCTGTAGATGGCATTCTGACCGAGACCGGCGGGTGCGATGCTGCGGGCGATTGTGGCCGAGATGGCGCACAGTTTAAGGGAGTCTTTATTCGCAACTTGCGTTATCTCAATGATGTTGCCCCCCACCAGGAATTCAAGGACTTCATCATTCAAAACGCCAAGTCCATCTGGGCCAAGGACCGAACCAGCGACAATCAGTTTGGGGTGGCATGGGCCGGTCCATATTACCCAGCCTTTGGCGCGACGCAAAGCAGTGCCTTGGATGCCCTGGTTGCCGCTGTGGCCGTCTCATAA